The proteins below come from a single Acidovorax sp. NCPPB 4044 genomic window:
- the ggt gene encoding gamma-glutamyltransferase: MTKEAMVSCPQPEAAESGIEVLRAGGNAVDAAVATALAQTVVDPLMCGIAGFGTAAVYMRGAAGAAAHEYFDFHAPAPLACREDMWAGLLEGETKDGFGFILKGRVNDIGPQSIATPATLRGLEAMHRAHGRLPWKDVVAPAIAWAAEGFFVRPGMHAFWIDEPTMGRASNLDRLRYSDEGRALYCRPDGSPKPIGTPLSNPGMAGVLAQVAEEGIAPFYEGELARRMVEHVQSLGCLIAREDLARYRVRRVAPLLGRYRDRTIATNQPPGGGAMLLQMLNILENFPLAEMEHNGPDYLRLLSEAMKKATSDKDRHIGDPAFVQVPLEELLSKDGAARVADAIRAGQRFSVERVNPGAPVPRDTTHLSVVDGEGNCVSMTHSLAMPSGVITPGMGFFYNGCMGVFDPRPGRAGSIQPGKSRFTSSCPSIVFKDGRPEIVLGAPGGTQIAMGVLQVLLNMIDHGMGMQEAVSAPRFSSTSNSIDVCNRIPRHVTRVLQDGGYEVYRNPYNYTIGWVHGVQIAADGRLHGGADPGRDGVAYRTAVD; the protein is encoded by the coding sequence ATGACCAAGGAAGCGATGGTGTCCTGCCCGCAACCCGAGGCGGCGGAATCGGGCATCGAGGTGCTGCGCGCGGGTGGGAATGCGGTGGATGCCGCGGTGGCCACCGCGCTCGCGCAGACCGTGGTGGACCCGCTGATGTGCGGCATCGCCGGCTTCGGGACGGCGGCCGTCTACATGCGGGGGGCCGCGGGTGCGGCTGCGCACGAGTACTTCGACTTCCACGCGCCCGCGCCGCTCGCCTGCCGCGAAGACATGTGGGCCGGCCTGCTCGAGGGCGAGACCAAGGACGGCTTCGGCTTCATCCTGAAGGGCCGCGTCAACGACATCGGCCCGCAGTCCATCGCCACGCCGGCCACGCTCAGGGGACTGGAGGCGATGCACCGTGCGCACGGCCGTCTGCCCTGGAAGGACGTGGTGGCGCCCGCCATCGCCTGGGCGGCCGAAGGCTTCTTCGTGCGGCCCGGCATGCATGCGTTCTGGATCGACGAGCCCACCATGGGCCGTGCGAGCAACCTCGACCGCCTGCGCTACAGCGACGAGGGCCGTGCGCTCTACTGCCGCCCGGACGGCTCGCCCAAGCCCATCGGCACGCCGCTTTCCAACCCCGGCATGGCCGGCGTGCTTGCCCAGGTGGCCGAGGAAGGCATCGCGCCGTTCTACGAGGGCGAACTGGCACGCCGCATGGTGGAGCACGTGCAGTCGCTGGGCTGCCTGATCGCGCGCGAGGACCTCGCGCGCTACCGGGTGCGCCGCGTGGCGCCGCTCCTGGGCCGCTACCGCGATCGCACCATCGCCACCAACCAGCCTCCGGGGGGCGGCGCCATGCTGCTGCAGATGCTGAACATCCTGGAGAACTTCCCCCTTGCGGAGATGGAGCACAACGGGCCGGACTACCTGCGCCTCTTGAGCGAGGCCATGAAAAAGGCCACCTCCGACAAGGACCGGCACATCGGCGACCCGGCCTTCGTGCAGGTGCCGCTGGAGGAACTGCTCTCCAAGGACGGCGCCGCGCGCGTGGCGGACGCCATCCGCGCCGGGCAGCGCTTCAGCGTGGAGCGCGTGAACCCGGGCGCCCCCGTGCCGCGCGACACCACGCACCTGAGCGTGGTCGATGGCGAGGGCAATTGCGTGTCGATGACGCACTCGCTGGCCATGCCCTCGGGCGTGATCACGCCGGGCATGGGCTTTTTCTACAACGGCTGCATGGGCGTGTTCGATCCGCGCCCAGGCCGCGCGGGCAGCATCCAGCCGGGCAAGAGCCGGTTCACATCCTCGTGCCCGAGTATCGTCTTCAAGGACGGCCGGCCGGAGATCGTGCTGGGTGCGCCGGGCGGCACGCAGATCGCCATGGGCGTGCTGCAGGTGCTGCTGAACATGATCGACCACGGCATGGGCATGCAGGAGGCGGTGTCGGCGCCGCGCTTCTCGTCCACCAGCAACTCCATCGACGTGTGCAACCGCATCCCGCGCCACGTCACGCGCGTGCTGCAGGACGGCGGCTACGAGGTGTACCGCAATCCCTACAACTACACCATCGGCTGGGTGCATGGCGTGCAGATCGCGGCGGATGGCCGGCTGCACGGCGGCGCCGATCCCGGCCGCGACGGCGTGGCCTACCGCACGGCGGTGGATTAA
- a CDS encoding Bug family tripartite tricarboxylate transporter substrate binding protein, with product MKKFSCLAALAAAALSWAVPALAQDAAGYPGTRPIRLVVSQQAGGSSDTVARLWAEHAGKALGASIVVENKPGAGGIIAAQQVLGQPADGYTLMFGGVSQMVLNKFVYKPLPYDPEKDFTGVGMLSTVPFVLVANPETGFKSLDDLVKYAKAHPGKLNFSSSGLGNSTQLAVELLQSKLGISMTHVPFKGEPDGLMATIGGQTQVMAPVAGTALPHIKNRKVIPLVVLAPSRLPELPDVPAANELGVKDFDTMGWSGIVARSGTPPAIIARLHEGTRAFHASAEVQAKLRAMNAIPMAGPASQLMETARRDTQAWGPTLDALNLSGK from the coding sequence ATGAAGAAATTCTCTTGCCTTGCCGCCCTGGCGGCCGCCGCGCTGTCGTGGGCCGTACCGGCCCTGGCGCAGGACGCCGCCGGCTATCCGGGCACCCGCCCGATCCGGCTCGTCGTGTCGCAGCAGGCCGGCGGCAGCTCCGACACCGTCGCGCGCCTCTGGGCCGAGCACGCGGGCAAGGCGCTGGGCGCCAGCATCGTGGTGGAGAACAAGCCCGGCGCGGGCGGCATCATCGCGGCGCAGCAGGTGCTGGGCCAGCCGGCCGACGGCTACACGCTGATGTTCGGCGGCGTGTCGCAGATGGTGCTCAACAAGTTCGTCTACAAGCCGCTGCCCTACGACCCCGAGAAGGATTTCACCGGCGTGGGCATGCTGAGCACGGTGCCCTTCGTGCTGGTGGCCAACCCCGAGACGGGATTCAAGTCGCTGGACGACCTCGTGAAGTACGCCAAGGCGCACCCGGGGAAACTCAATTTCTCGTCGTCGGGCCTGGGCAATTCCACGCAGCTGGCGGTGGAGTTGCTGCAAAGCAAGCTCGGCATCTCGATGACGCACGTGCCGTTCAAGGGCGAGCCCGACGGTCTCATGGCCACCATCGGCGGCCAGACGCAGGTGATGGCCCCGGTGGCCGGCACCGCGCTGCCCCACATCAAGAACCGCAAGGTGATCCCGCTCGTGGTGCTCGCACCCTCGCGCCTGCCCGAATTGCCCGACGTGCCGGCCGCCAACGAGCTGGGCGTGAAGGATTTCGACACCATGGGCTGGAGCGGCATCGTCGCCCGTAGCGGCACGCCGCCGGCCATCATCGCCAGGCTGCACGAAGGCACGCGCGCCTTCCACGCCAGCGCCGAGGTGCAGGCCAAGCTGCGCGCGATGAACGCCATCCCCATGGCCGGGCCCGCCAGCCAGCTCATGGAGACCGCCCGGCGCGACACCCAGGCCTGGGGCCCGACCCTGGACGCCTTGAACCTGAGCGGCAAGTGA
- a CDS encoding LysR family transcriptional regulator, whose product MGSYDQVAWARRLKVKHLESFLVLDEAGTLTEAATRMHMTQSAMSHWLADLEELVGMPLVTRGRRIQLTPAGVIMKRLAIGVLGDISRTQMELGAVAEGRTARLYIGSVWAGVARGVPQALAEFQRLHPYISVTVSENPFGNLLEGLQNKQLDVVVGSLDARAHHARLEHRELFEDNVCLVVGRASRLWDATGPLRLADLLEENWIMPPKGTLMRAQLDAALLGSGAPWLLPKVETAAITTLQALVHQGDYVGVCSEAMAEYQAALGNMRILPLDRTIRFGPVGVVWSRDNTAEAVRLFVEHITRTTASGAITDPDR is encoded by the coding sequence ATGGGTTCCTACGATCAAGTCGCCTGGGCGCGCCGGCTGAAGGTGAAGCACCTGGAGTCGTTCCTCGTGCTGGACGAGGCCGGTACGCTCACCGAGGCCGCCACGCGCATGCACATGACGCAATCGGCCATGTCGCACTGGCTGGCCGACCTCGAGGAACTGGTGGGCATGCCGCTGGTCACGCGCGGGCGGCGCATCCAGCTCACGCCAGCCGGGGTCATCATGAAGCGGCTGGCCATCGGCGTGCTGGGCGACATCTCGCGCACGCAGATGGAGCTGGGCGCCGTGGCCGAGGGCCGCACCGCGCGGCTGTACATCGGCAGCGTGTGGGCCGGCGTGGCGCGCGGCGTGCCGCAGGCGCTGGCGGAGTTCCAGCGGCTGCACCCCTACATCTCGGTCACCGTGTCCGAAAACCCGTTCGGCAACCTGCTCGAAGGGCTGCAGAACAAGCAGCTCGACGTGGTGGTGGGCTCGCTCGATGCGCGCGCGCACCACGCGCGGCTGGAGCACCGCGAGCTGTTCGAAGACAACGTCTGCCTCGTGGTCGGCCGCGCGAGCCGCCTGTGGGACGCCACCGGCCCGCTGCGGCTGGCCGACCTGCTGGAAGAAAACTGGATCATGCCGCCCAAGGGCACGCTGATGCGCGCACAGCTCGACGCCGCGCTGCTGGGCAGCGGCGCGCCCTGGCTGCTGCCCAAGGTGGAGACCGCCGCCATCACCACGCTGCAGGCGCTGGTGCACCAGGGCGACTATGTGGGCGTGTGCTCGGAGGCCATGGCCGAGTACCAAGCGGCGCTGGGCAACATGCGGATCCTGCCGCTCGATCGCACGATCCGCTTCGGCCCGGTGGGCGTGGTCTGGAGCCGCGACAACACGGCCGAGGCCGTGCGGCTTTTCGTGGAACACATCACGCGGACCACGGCATCCGGCGCAATCACAGACCCAGATCGCTGA
- a CDS encoding nuclear transport factor 2 family protein gives MTSLPLVPPFTEATALRKVRIAEDAWNSRDPDRVAQVYTEDTRWRNRVDFPVGREAVREFLRRKWVRELDYRLIKELWAFGGPRIAVRFAYEWRDDSGNWYRSYGNENWEFDAEGLMQRRFACINDLPIREADRLFHWPLGRRPDDHASLSDLGL, from the coding sequence ATGACATCGCTCCCTCTCGTTCCTCCTTTCACCGAGGCCACGGCCCTGCGCAAGGTCCGCATCGCGGAAGACGCCTGGAACAGCCGCGACCCCGACCGCGTGGCGCAGGTCTATACGGAGGACACGCGCTGGCGCAACCGCGTGGACTTTCCCGTGGGCCGCGAAGCGGTGCGCGAGTTCCTGCGCCGCAAGTGGGTGCGCGAGCTGGACTACCGGCTGATCAAGGAGCTGTGGGCATTCGGGGGCCCCCGCATCGCCGTGCGCTTCGCCTATGAATGGCGCGACGATTCGGGCAACTGGTACCGCTCGTACGGCAACGAGAATTGGGAGTTCGACGCCGAGGGGCTGATGCAGCGCCGCTTCGCGTGCATCAACGACCTGCCCATTCGCGAGGCCGATCGGCTGTTCCATTGGCCGCTGGGCCGGCGCCCGGACGACCACGCATCGCTCAGCGATCTGGGTCTGTGA
- a CDS encoding TetR/AcrR family transcriptional regulator → MPLAPLSVPAATPDQPARERILWTAYALFYRHGVRATGVDRVIGESGVTKVTFYRHFPSKNDLVEAFLAERHARWMEWFDAALHRHGDGLHALAPALAEWLGDADFRGCAFLNSTAELGDTVPAVAALTRQHKQDMAARIARLLPPSPARDMHVQMLALAVDGAIVHAQFGSTPQAALQALGHAVALVERAV, encoded by the coding sequence ATGCCCCTTGCCCCCCTTTCCGTTCCTGCCGCCACGCCCGACCAGCCCGCGCGCGAGCGCATCCTCTGGACGGCCTATGCCCTCTTCTACCGGCACGGCGTGCGCGCCACCGGCGTGGACCGGGTCATCGGTGAATCCGGGGTGACCAAGGTCACCTTCTATCGGCACTTTCCCAGCAAGAACGACCTGGTAGAGGCCTTTCTGGCAGAGCGCCATGCGCGCTGGATGGAATGGTTCGACGCGGCGCTGCACCGCCACGGCGACGGTCTGCATGCACTCGCGCCCGCCCTGGCCGAATGGCTGGGCGATGCGGACTTCCGCGGCTGTGCGTTCCTCAACTCCACGGCGGAGCTGGGCGACACCGTGCCCGCCGTGGCTGCGCTCACCCGCCAGCACAAGCAGGACATGGCCGCGCGCATCGCCCGGCTGCTGCCCCCGTCACCCGCGCGCGACATGCACGTGCAGATGCTGGCCCTGGCAGTGGACGGCGCCATCGTCCACGCGCAGTTCGGCAGCACGCCGCAGGCCGCGCTGCAGGCGCTGGGCCATGCGGTGGCCCTGGTCGAACGCGCTGTCTAG